Within the Debaryomyces hansenii CBS767 chromosome E complete sequence genome, the region ATGCTctggaagaagaagacatagataatgataatgtaGTCGATGATGATTACGATATTTATAGTGCTCCAAATGAAGTTGTAACAGAAACGAAGAATTTGGATGCGCAACGTAATGTGGATGATGGggatgaatatttatatcaaataCGGCTTAAGAATTGGATAAAAAGAAGGTCTGAGCTTAGAAAGAAGACAGAAGAAGTAACTAATGAAACGAACGATAAGGAGGAATGGTTTAAGCCACACCCTACAATACCTGATGCTGTGCTTAATTCGAAATTTAAATTGCCAGGTGATATATATCCATCCTTATTTGATTATCAAAAGACCTGCGTTCAATGGCTTTGGGAACTATATTCCCAAAAAACTGGAGGAATTATAGGTGACGAAATGGGATTAGGTAaaacaattcaaattatatCATTCCTAGCTGGATTACATTATTCTGGATTGTTGGAAAAACCAGTCTTGGTAGTGGTACCGGCAACTGTCATGAATCAATGGGTTAATGAATTTCACAGATGGTGGCCACCATTGCGTTGTGTTATTTTACATAGTATCGGGTCAGGTATGGGTAAAAATGCAATTCAttcagaagaaaaaattgaagcaTTTTTAGAAACGACTGACCCTAGTTCAGTTAAAAATGATTCATTTAAGGGCATTAATAGTCATATGCGTgcaaaagaaattataGATACAGTAATGGAGAAAGGTCATGTTTTGGTAACAACATATGTTGGTTTAAGAATATAttctaaatttattttacCTCGACAATGGGGATATGTGGTCTTGGATGAGGGTCATAAGATAAGAAATCCTGATCTGGATATATCTCTAACGTGCAAGCAAATCAAAACGTATAATAGAATTATCTTATCTGGAACTCCgattcaaaataatcttATTGAATTGTGGTCcttatttgatttcataTTTCCAGGGAGATTAGGAACTTTACCTGTGTTTGAACAGCAATTTTCTGTGCCTATCAATATGGGTGGATATGCGAATGCGTCGAATGTTCAAGTTCAAACCGGTTATAAGTGTGCTGTTATCCTTAGAGATTTAATATCCCCGTACCTCTTAAGGAGATTAAAGAGTGATGTAGCTCAGGATCTCCctaagaaaaatgaaatggTTTTGTTTGTTAAATTGACTCAATATCAACAAGATCtttatgaaaaattccTTAGTAGTGAAGATTTGCACGCGATATTAAAGGGTAAAAGAAACATTTTAATGGGTGTTGATATTTTACGAAAGATTTGCAACCACCCAGATTTAGTTGACAGGGAAATATTACAGCGTAGGAAGAATTATAACTACGGCAACCCTGCAAAATCAGGAAAGTTACAAGTGCTTAAAAATTTGTTGCAATTATGGCAAATGCAAGGGCATAGAACCTTGTTGTTCTGCCAAACCAAACAGATGTTAGAtatattagaaaaatttgtCACAAACTTGCCATCACTAAACGAAAATGGCGAAGAAGTACGTGGAACGTTTAATTATTTGAGAATGGATGGATCAACTAATATCGGAAGAAGACAGGCATTAGTTGACACCTTTAATGAGGATAAGCAGTACCATGTATTTCTATTGACAACCAAAGTTGGGGGATTGGGTATTAATTTAACTGGTGCTGATAGAGTTATAATTTATGACCCTGACTGGAATCCATCAACAGATATTCAAGCGAGAGAAAGAGCATGGAGATTGGGACAAAAGAAAGATATAACAATTTATAGACTAATGACTGCTGGGTCGATCGAAGAAAAAATCTATCATAGacaaatattcaagacATTTTTAACcaacaaaattttaaaagaTCCTAAGCAAAgaagatttttcaaagttaaTGATTTACATGACTTGTTTTCATTGGGAGATCAAGATGAAGTAGGGACGGAAACTGGTGATTTATTCAATGGGTCTGAAACAAAATTCAATGGCAAGAAAGACAGAAAGTCGAACAAGTTATTTAAGCCGAAGCATaagaatgatgatgacttTTATCAGGTTGCAAACATAAATGGGGTTTCAAAACTCGACAACTTTGAGGGTGACAATCAGGAAAAGGATGGTGAACAAGATGGAAATAAGGATGAAAGTAGGAT harbors:
- a CDS encoding DEHA2E10934p (similar to uniprot|P40352 Saccharomyces cerevisiae YJR035W RAD26 Protein involved in transcription-coupled repair nucleotide excision repair of UV-induced DNA lesions), translating into MRQFFCTSSLLVSLLPYYITLQIAMEEEESPLDQLGVKFVDQDELEHDITKKANEALINKDTELDQKRLDKANNDYNKASSKLRILRNRLSNPRTKISQRKPLKDECDWIEKNELEPLKQDIVDITNRLNENKSQLSESKNQCNQKKSTQSINEKLPGESERDFLIRTGKITAFGNENAFHQDKTNEPDDIKSHVFLRAPGFEDANVTTQNDDDYDYGATENAMPSSYNETNKRKQSEMEGSENESDYSPLEENQNASEEEDIDNDNVVDDDYDIYSAPNEVVTETKNLDAQRNVDDGDEYLYQIRLKNWIKRRSELRKKTEEVTNETNDKEEWFKPHPTIPDAVLNSKFKLPGDIYPSLFDYQKTCVQWLWELYSQKTGGIIGDEMGLGKTIQIISFLAGLHYSGLLEKPVLVVVPATVMNQWVNEFHRWWPPLRCVILHSIGSGMGKNAIHSEEKIEAFLETTDPSSVKNDSFKGINSHMRAKEIIDTVMEKGHVLVTTYVGLRIYSKFILPRQWGYVVLDEGHKIRNPDSDISLTCKQIKTYNRIILSGTPIQNNLIELWSLFDFIFPGRLGTLPVFEQQFSVPINMGGYANASNVQVQTGYKCAVILRDLISPYLLRRLKSDVAQDLPKKNEMVLFVKLTQYQQDLYEKFLSSEDLHAILKGKRNILMGVDILRKICNHPDLVDREILQRRKNYNYGNPAKSGKLQVLKNLLQLWQMQGHRTLLFCQTKQMLDILEKFVTNLPSLNENGEEVRGTFNYLRMDGSTNIGRRQALVDTFNEDKQYHVFLLTTKVGGLGINLTGADRVIIYDPDWNPSTDIQARERAWRLGQKKDITIYRLMTAGSIEEKIYHRQIFKTFLTNKILKDPKQRRFFKVNDLHDLFSLGDQDEVGTETGDLFNGSETKFNGKKDRKSNKLFKPKHKNDDDFYQVANINGVSKLDNFEGDNQEKDGEQDGNKDESRIMEGLFANSGVHSALKHDDIMDSSKQEVSIIEKEANRVAAEAAEALKRSRKLTRKNNIGTPTWTGKFGLAGKFGPKVKRTKLSSNDKPSKLLSSTSILSELKQKKNKSDTVFAKKSANDDKKFDRQEMLDKLIGFLAKQTDHFSTSNNILTDLKLELNDEKDMILVRSMLREIATWDTPRKGWILKQEFLTNS